The Dermacentor andersoni chromosome 1, qqDerAnde1_hic_scaffold, whole genome shotgun sequence genomic interval CTTGTCATTGATTACGACTTTAGCCAGCCACATCTGTGATGACATTCTCATGCACATAAGACTAGCAGAGTGCTGCTGCTGCGAAATGATTCGTTTTTTATTCTTCGAGGAACGGACTTCGCTTTGACAAAATTCGTCCATATCCATGGAACAAAGAGAATCTCGGTACATCTCTGGCACAGGCATACGGGAAGGCTGTGTGGATTTCTGCTGAAGTTAGTTAGCTAGTGATTGTCTGCAGAGTAACTTGACTGTTGTGCATAAATATTTATGTTGGTATGTGCGGGAAGGGTGGGGATTTAACTGGCGCTTTGCTTAGACTTGAAATATACCAACTAAATGATAACTCTACATCAGTGGTAACTAAATTAGGCTGCTTGAAAGATGCATTTTACACGTACGCAAAATAACTCCCGCTCATAAAGCATTACGCAAGTAGTGGTAGAGAGTGAAAGAAAGTTGAATGAAAGAGTAATACGTCGCCGAACTTTCTGTAAGACAAATGTACAATTTGGGCGGGAAGCTTTTGAGACGATGACAAATTTACAAGCGAGTAAAATGCTTCGTGAAAGTAGCACTAAAGTACTGACTTTGGCAGTCAGTATCACTATAGTAGCGATGCCATGTACCCCATATGCTGGGCGATGCCATGTACCCCATGTACCCCATATTCGTGAGCGTAATataccaacgcctcctagatagcacaaggcccgtgcacttcgatccatgatgtcatgctaccttgcccgactgccatagaatctacgAGGGATGCTCCTGAGCAAGCCGAGGTGAtttcgacgtcaccgctttcatcacgccgggcttggcaatgaaaatttcggtccaagtagcatgacgtcatgaagcgtagagtttcgtacaataattacgagaggaaactctggcgctgcaatcgttcagccaccatgggaccgatgggaagtacatggatttgtctgatcttcctGCTCGTCAATTCAGACGCTCTTGTGGTTTTTTTTATTGAGCTTtttatgccttcattgtcgtaaatttcagagcaatctatacacTTTGAAGTGCAGAAggcgctgcgaacacgcacaatcgctactaattgcaacgatggagcttgtcgaggtggcgaaatcgaaacgcgccaagcatttcaaggcactggcatgcccacgATAAATTCATAAAGGCATTTCACGTCGCTTGTCagtgcatgcgtccgtggcgtaatggcttGAATATCAGGCTGCTGTGCTAGAGCTCCTGCGTTCGAATCCAGCCGTCGGACAATATTAATAATGTGTACTTATTGATTACGTAGtggattgttgaaaatgacgagtttacgaaCTCGCAAAGCCGCCTGAAACTGGAAGGACGAAGTTTACGCGAATCCAATcgcttcccataattcccatgctggctcaaccACTCTCATTTCAGCTCCCGTAGATACTAGCTCCagaattccctctagtaattactgtatgaAACCGTGTCATaatgcagagtgcacaggcctccGATCTAGGAGGCACTGAATATACCCAAAGGAATAGAAAAGTGGCAGTCACTTCGTTCTGTTAGAGATAGTTCATTCGTTGGAACCATAAAGCTTCCTACAATTACAAGAGGTAACTCTcccactgcgatcgttcagccactaTGAGATTCTGATGGGCCGTTCACGGATGTGTATGGGCTTCGAGCTTGGGGCTTGAGACGTTCTTGCGGCTTCATTTGTTACGCTTTATCTGGACCCAAATGGAAGTAAATTGCGAGGCACTTTATACTTTTTGTTAATGCTGAGGGCAATAAGACTCTGCAAGGACGCATAATTGCTACTAATTGCGGTGGTTccgtgcgtccgtggcgtaatggcttcatatcgggcttctgtgctagaggtcctgtgttccaAGCCTGCCATCGGgcaattttaattatttttaattactTATAACGCCGTGCTTTCTTAAAAGTCATGAAGCCACTTAAAGTCAGGAGGACgcagtttaggcaaattcatgcactatacccatcattcttatgctgGCTGAACTGAAGGCGCTCCTTACAGCTCCCGTAAACACTAGCGCCCTAGTTCCCgctagtaattgtatgaaactctgtggtTGGAAGGCTATTGGACGAGAACCACAAGTGCAAAACAGAACAGACACGAAGAAGCTAAATTTAGCAAACACCGATTGTGCGCCAGCGCAATTGTGTGTGTTTCTGGTAAAGGTGTattttgggctagttggctcGTATCCCTACTACAGCGCCAGAGAACAGAAGAGACCAGACGAAGAAGAACGACACGTACACAAGGTACActaacaactgaaagtttatcAACTGGATGCCCAGAATAAGCACTGGCTGAGCATGAATAAGCAGAAGATATGAAAATATAAGAGGTATGAAAGACCATCACATTGTCAAGCCTACTACGCGTGAAAAACGGTTCCTGTAAGGAATATGAAGTCTTTCTCTGAGAGCACGAGGGGCGGCTTGCTGGCACATACATTCTTCACATATGTACATTCCGTTTCACAAAACGTGAAGAAACTGGCGGAGAGGGTGGAAATAAAGGTGGTTTTAACGCACCGGACAAGCTAGCAAAAATGTGCAGATGCGTCAATGAAGAAGATATATAGGGAATCTGTGTGTACTAAGAATCATCGCTATAAGCCTGTAGAGTGCACTGAAAACGGGGTCTACGCAATTTCTTTGGATTGCAGCACGTCACACATAGGCCAGACGGGAAGATGCCTAAATGACAGATTGAAAGAACATAAATACAACACAACAAAAATATCCGGGCAACTATGTTATGCATAGCAGGGACTGCGTCTGCGCACTAATATTGGGGAAAAAAACTAGCCTCCTGTCCAAATCAACAGATAGGCTAACAAGGGAGATCGTTGAAGCCCTGGAGTTTAAAAAGCTGGGCGATTCTTGCGTCAGCAAGCAAGCCGTCGGTCATGCTCTCAGAGAAAGACGTCAGATTCCTTACATGAACCGTTTTTCACGCGTAGTAGGCTTGACCATGTGACGGTCTTTCACGTCTCTCATATTTTGCATTCTTCTGTTTATTCATGCTCAGTCCGTACTTATTCTGGGCATTCAGTGAACAAACCTTCAATTGTTAGAGCGCCCCGTGTGCGTGTCGTCCTTCTCCGTCTGGTCCGTTGTGTTCTCTGGCACTGTTTTACTGCGGGCGCGTGTTTAGCTATCATCATCACTTCCAGAATGAGTCAGCTCTAGCTGACAAATCACTCGGAGAATTCGTGACGTCAGGCGTGCCTTGAGGTTGTAGAAAAGGTCGAGCTTGATCGCCAGCTCGATGGGGTTCTCGGTGGCGTTGACGAAGCTCAATCCAACGTCCCTGAGGAAAATGACCAGGGCGTCGGCGCGGTACCGCGTGGAAGCTTCCAGGCACTCGCCGAACAGCATCGCGGCCTTCACCGAGCTGGGCATGGCTTTGTCTTGGGAAGTTCGTGTTTTGCTTGTCGGGATTTTACTCGTTT includes:
- the LOC126516936 gene encoding uncharacterized protein, which gives rise to MRHDSFGLVRANPETVSGDPCDDFYAYVCSGWLNRPSFTSTYDEQETRLWSHARSELKRMAPSTTTTSRFAYTARTTTQTSKIPTSKTRTSQDKAMPSSVKAAMLFGECLEASTRYRADALVIFLRDVGLSFVNATENPIELAIKLDLFYNLKARLTSRILRVICQLELTHSGSDDDS